The Osmerus eperlanus chromosome 1, fOsmEpe2.1, whole genome shotgun sequence genome includes the window GTTCAACCCACAGGGCTTGAAGCAGTGGAATGATTTAGTGTCGTAAAAACTGGACTTTCAGGTTGCACTTTCGTTTTGACTTATGTCTGTACGAGGATGCCTTTGCTGAAGAAACGACAGTCTTATGTGTTTGGTAACGGCCCTGCGAGTTCCCACGCTCGGTGACAAACCTGTGTGCAGTTGAGAATCCTCCTGTGTGTCTGCTCCGGCGCCTTAAATAGCGCTAGTCACCGTGTGTGAAGGCCCACGGCTGCAGGCTGGTGCGGTGCCAAACACCATCCCAGTATAGAAACACAACCGCAGCAGCAGCGTCTGCTTTGCGGGTGGGCGCGCGCCTCAGCGCCGCTGCTGACAGTTGACTTGCGTGGAAGATGGCAGAAAGTGCAGAACCCAGCTTGACCGCAGCAGAGAAAGTGATTGTAACCCCAAAAAATGAGTGATGTTGGTTTTTGGTCAGTTGGTCACGGATTTTGGTCAGTTTATGGTAAACTTGTTGAGCCTACAGCTAAAGTAGTGTGTAAGCTATGTTAGCTTACCATTCAACAACTAGCAACATGAGGCTACATCTCCATGTTTACCACAGCACAGCTCGCTCGGAGCATTCAACGTCGGTTCTATACTGTAAAACTTCAATTAATGTTAATAATATTTGTTTCAATCACTGAATGAAGCCTGCCAAATTTGGGACAAGAATCGCGACCTTAAATTGCTTGCACAAAACTCTTGATCAGAagcatttgtttattgttgtcgTTCATTTTACACCGCTTTGCGCACAGAGCGCGACggtgcgggagagagagggaaagaaagagtgcgtgtgtgcgagcgagaGGCCAAGGTCTGCGGTCTTGGCCATTAGTTCATTTACTTATTTTTGTGTAGGTAAtatgttgttaaatatgtttaaacttAAATAACTTAAGCCTACCTACAGTATACAAGTAGTTGTATCTTGTTGTATTAATTTGTCCTGTTGACGTGCCTAATGCGCAACCAGAAATtcgaatgttttttttaaagggaataTTCTAACGTCATTTTTGAGCAATTTTGacagccctaacacacacacacagtctgactcACCCTGTCTTCATTCCGTCGCTCCCAGATCAGTGCCGTGCGCCTGCCCAGGGAGCCAAGCAACCCCGAGAGGCTGAAGGGGTTCGGCTACGCAGAGTTTGATGATGTGGACTCCCTGCTGAGGGCACTGAGCCTTAACGAGGAGGTGAGATGACCAACCCCAGCGTTCTATCAACAGGCTTTTAGATCATGTTTTACTGCCGTGGTTGACCATGCAGTTATTccttgaaaaaaatattgcttGTACTGTTCTTAAAAAAAACCTCATGACTATGCTAATCAAGTCTGTATTTGACCTAAATAATGTTAAGCTTTACCTCAATGTTTCACTAAATGAGTTGAAACTGACATTCACATGTGTCCATTTAGGATTTTAAGATTCCCGTTTGGATATTGATCGGGTGGAATGCATTGCAAACTAATCGAATGTGACTCAACAGAAACCAAATGTCTACCTGACCACACATCACTGTGAGGAGCTCTGTTGATAATACCGTTCATAATGCACGTCGCAGACCAACCGagttctcctcctctgtccccgTAGAACCTTGGGAACCGAAGGATCCGCGTGGATATCGCAGACCAGTCGAATGACAAGGGTGAGCCGGAACCCTTGTGAATATTAATGTGCCGACCTGCGTACATGTGCGGCTCCTCGTGAAAAATTCATAAAAGAAAACTatgaatgggaaaatgtatttCGCCGGTGTTTCCAAACAAGTCAATTTTCCCCCCCTAACTTGTctttgccctcctcctcccctcctcagagagagacaatgGTCAGATGGGAGGTCGGGACCGGGGAGGCCGCATGGCGGACATGGGTCCCGACAAGACAGATACTGATTGGAGGGCCCGCCCGACCGCAGACGCCGACGATGGCCCCCCCAAGAGAGAAGAGGCCTTTGGTGAAAGTGAGTCACCACTGAGCCAAGACGTCCTGCAGGACAGGGCGTCAGGCGCGCACACGTAAaacaacatatatatatatatatatatatatatatatatatatatatatacacatatacacacacattctcacacacacttacttctTCAGGTTTTTGACCTGAAGAAGTAAATTCTTTGGAACTGGAACATTTCCAGGCTAGGGGTGCAGTTCACAGCTATGCCAGGCCCCGCTAAACTAACATCTtgcttgtttagtttttttttaaatcattacATTTGAACAATTGTCTTCTTGATTTTTAGCGACTGTTCAGATTGTGCGGATGTTTTCCAAATATTTGTTTGCTTTGTTCCGTTAAcgttcctctcttcccttcgcCGCCCTACCAGGGTCACGAGACCGCTTCGAGTCTGACCGCTTTGGGCGGGACGGCCCCCGGCGTGACAACGACCGCTTTGACAGCGGTAGGGACCGCTTCCGCGACCGTTATGACGACAGGGACCGCAGAGACTTTGACCGGGGAGGTGAGGCCACGAGTGAGGATCCATATTtacattctttttttgtttttcttttactCTTGAATGCTgttgcagggtttcccgcagaaaatgtgttagttaaggtggtagggtgaggtttactggggggggggggtcaggggggttgCCATGCGCATTTTTATGCGtgctgcagagaagggagactgccattggaatgaaagggagaatacaggacagagtaacacggcaGATATCGCtcttttttaaatttattttttacaacctagttaaggcggcaggcgtgtgttgcttaggcggccgccttaactgcaaagtgctgcgggaaaccctgtgtTGTAATATAACTTGACTTAATCCAAGTTCTGGGTGGTTTTACCATGTGCACAATGGAAATGTGAATCAGTTCAGTTGTTTGTTCTGTCATTGATCTGTTTGTCACTATCCTTTGTCAGGATTGAATTGCAGTTTGTGTATGTTTTGAGCTTTGAAGAACCCCCCCCCTCAGTTCTGAACTGTGTACTTCTGTGAAACGTGTGACCCCAGGTTTCGACTCTCGCAGCGGCGGGGGGCGTCGTGCCTTTGGCAGCGGCTTCCGCCGTGACTACGACGACAATCGGAGCAGCAGCGACCGCTACGGCGGCGACCGGGGAGGTTTCGGAGGTGACCGCGAAGACCGCTTCGAGAGGCGCGAGGAACGGCGCGAGGAGAAAGGTGAGGGTAAAACGAAGAGTATCAATACTACGTCTTTACAACATCACGACTTGCAGTAGCCATCCTGTTATCTCCCCTAACACAAACTGTGGAATGGTGTGAAACACCATTGGTGTGGTGTGAAATTAGTTTGTTTCGATCAAAAAGCAATCATTGAGGAAGTGCACCACCAGGACACAAGCCATCAGATTAGAAGGTTGGATTTGTTTTTGGTCGTTGCTTGTAGGTCTACACTCGCTGTCTGTTTCGATCCTGCGAAGAGGGCGGCAGCGCCCTGTCCCTTCAACCAGCGAGAAACTGATTTAGGATTGATTACGTCTCCGGACAAAACCTCATAGTCACCTTCGTCACCCTCATTTaaccacttcctctcctccctctctcaggtccCACTCAGAGGCCCAAGCTGAACCTGAAGCCCCGTAGCGTACccaaggaagaggagcaggccgGGGGCGGAGGCGGCAGCGCGGCCCCAGCGCCGGCTCCCAGCTCCGGGCGAGCCTCCATCTTTGGCGGGGCCAAGCCGGTGGACACGGCGGCCAAGGAGCGCGAGGTGGAGGAGCGtctgaagaaggagcaggagcggctgcagaggcagctggaggaggacaagaaCCGGGGCCCTGAGAGGAAGCCCCGCGACAGAGACAGGTCACAAGCGGCGTTTCCCCCCTACCAGTTGTTGTCGCTCTGTTGTGGGGTATAAGGAATTGATTCATGGATGGAGCGATTTTAAGAGTAATTCATAAGTGTAAttgtggagagaaagggagaggaaaacCAACCAGGGGGAATGAAACCAAAGCTGAGAATGATCTGTGATGACCTCAGTGTGAAGCATCAGCAGTAGACAAACGTTGGCTCACATAGAAATGGAAGAGATGTCGTGTTCTGACACAGAGGAGCGGGTAACCCCCCCCTTTACGAGTTGTTGCTTCTCTTATGGGCGTTGCACCTTCAGGGGTTTTGGCCTTTTGCACCCTGCTTGACAGATATGACAGGGCAGAGATGGGGTCGGGAGTTGACAGTTGGGCAGGACGATATTCAAGGGTTATGTTGACCAACCTCTGCAAAAAAGGTTTTTAATAAATATATGGAATATTTGTAGTAATATAGGAATATAACTAATTGGTTAATTTAATTACATAATTAGTATAACAATGTgtcctctggataagagcgtctgctaaatgactaaatgtccattatcttttttttgttgctaataTGCTAATAAGTGTCAGCCGCCTTATGAAGTCTTGGACTTGCCTATTTCATATAATGCGGTGCTTTCCTACAGTTCTGAGTACTGGATGGTATCTGTTTTTTGCAATTTAATGCATCAAGTAGAGACTAGGTTCAGGGTATTAACCAGACCTCCCACTTCCTCAGG containing:
- the eif4ba gene encoding eukaryotic translation initiation factor 4Ba isoform X7; protein product: MAASAKKKNKKGKTLTLTDFLAEDSGGNAAPSYPPAKSTSWADETDDLEGDVSTSWHTEEDMYRAPAIDRSILPTAPRSAREPNVDRSRLPRSPPYTAFLGNLPYDVTEDSIKDFFRGLAISAVRLPREPSNPERLKGFGYAEFDDVDSLLRALSLNEENLGNRRIRVDIADQSNDKERDNGQMGGRDRGGRMADMGPDKTDTDWRARPTADADDGPPKREEAFGERSRDRFESDRFGRDGPRRDNDRFDSGRDRFRDRYDDRDRRDFDRGGEATSFDSRSGGGRRAFGSGFRRDYDDNRSSSDRYGGDRGGFGGDREDRFERREERREEKGPTQRPKLNLKPRSVPKEEEQAGGGGGSAAPAPAPSSGRASIFGGAKPVDTAAKEREVEERLKKEQERLQRQLEEDKNRGPERKPRDRDRDPSWRSEEPPAERSRTGSESSQPGSTSGRASRRRESERSVENEVFSGREDDPPSPGARPPSSNSSTSSKEPLKVMPAPPPKENAWAKRSTVSAGSSDGDGRAPVSPSGTTPPKLSSHSADERGSGKEVQLSQ
- the eif4ba gene encoding eukaryotic translation initiation factor 4Ba isoform X5, which gives rise to MAASAKKKNKKGKTLTLTDFLAEDSGGNAAPSYPPAKSTSWADETDDLEGDVSTSWHTEEDMYRAPAIDRSILPTAPRSAREPNVDRSRLPRSPPYTAFLGNLPYDVTEDSIKDFFRGLAISAVRLPREPSNPERLKGFGYAEFDDVDSLLRALSLNEENLGNRRIRVDIADQSNDKERDNGQMGGRDRGGRMADMGPDKTDTDWRARPTADADDGPPKREEAFGERSRDRFESDRFGRDGPRRDNDRFDSGRDRFRDRYDDRDRRDFDRGGEATSFDSRSGGGRRAFGSGFRRDYDDNRSSSDRYGGDRGGFGGDREDRFERREERREEKGEGPTQRPKLNLKPRSVPKEEEQAGGGGGSAAPAPAPSSGRASIFGGAKPVDTAAKEREVEERLKKEQERLQRQLEEDKNRGPERKPRDRDRDPSWRSEEPPAERSRTGSESSQPGSTSGRASRRRESERSVENEVFSGREDDPPSPGARPPSSNSSTSSKEPLKVMPAPPPKENAWAKRSTVSAGSSDGDGRAPVSPSGTTPPKLSSHSADERGSGKERITEETETQDQHQSQRNTKSPPPPSSAQPVSTQLC
- the eif4ba gene encoding eukaryotic translation initiation factor 4Ba isoform X6 encodes the protein MAASAKKKNKKGKTLTLTDFLAEDSGGNAAPSYPPAKSTSWADETDDLEGDVSTSWHTEEDMYRAPAIDRSILPTAPRSAREPNVDRSRLPRSPPYTAFLGNLPYDVTEDSIKDFFRGLAISAVRLPREPSNPERLKGFGYAEFDDVDSLLRALSLNEENLGNRRIRVDIADQSNDKERDNGQMGGRDRGGRMADMGPDKTDTDWRARPTADADDGPPKREEAFGERSRDRFESDRFGRDGPRRDNDRFDSGRDRFRDRYDDRDRRDFDRGGEATSFDSRSGGGRRAFGSGFRRDYDDNRSSSDRYGGDRGGFGGDREDRFERREERREEKGEGPTQRPKLNLKPRSVPKEEEQAGGGGGSAAPAPAPSSGRASIFGGAKPVDTAAKEREVEERLKKEQERLQRQLEEDKNRGPERKPRDRDRDPSWRSEEPPAERSRTGSESSQPGSTSGRASRRRESERSVENEVFSGREDDPPSPGARPPSSNSSTSSKEPLKVMPAPPPKENAWAKRSTVSAGSSDGDGRAPVSPSGTTPPKLSSHSADERGSGKEVQLSQ